The nucleotide window ATCGTCAGCCTTGCGGACCTCGACGGCAGCGAACACGTGCTGGAGGTGGGCCCGGGGCTGGGCTCCCTCACCTTGGGTCTGCTGGACGAGTCCGCCCTGGTGAGCGCGGTTGAGATCGACCCGAAGCTCGCCGGGCAGCTCCCCGAGACCGTGACACAGTTCCGCCCTGACCTCGCCGCGAACCTGCACGTGATGCAGCAGGACGCGCTGAAGCTCACCCCGGAATCCTTCGCCGAGATCGGCACAGGTCAGGCCGAGGGTGCCGGACCTGAGGTGCTGGTCGCGAACCTGCCCTATAACGTCGCCGTCCCCGTGGTGCTGCACCTGCTGCAGATTCTGCCCTCCCTGCGCAAAGGCCTGGTCATGGTCCAGGACGAGGTCGCGGACCGCCTCGTGGCGGGGCCCGGCTCCAAGATCTACGGTGTTCCCAGTGTGAAGGCCGCCTGGGACACGCAGATGCGCAAGGCCGGAGTGGTCGGCAAGCGCGTGTTCTGGCCCGAGCCGCGGATCTCCTCCGGGCTGGTGCGCTTCGACCGTCGCGCGGTGGCTTCGGAGGAGATCACCCGCGAGGAGGTCTTCGCCGTCATCGACGCCGCCTTCGCTCAGCGACGCAAGACCCTCCGCGCCTGTCTCGCGGGGATCGCGGGCTCCGCGAGCCACGCCGAGACCGTGCTCCGCGCCGCCGGGGTGGATCCCTCGGCCCGCGGAGAGACCCTGGACATCCACGCCTACACGGCGATCGCCGCCGCCCTGCGGGACACCCCGGCCCCGGAAGCGAACCTCGCCCCTGGACAAGCCGCCACCCAGGGGGACACCTCCACCCAGGGACTAGCCGCCGACGACGGCGCGGCCAGCTCCAGCACAGCCGATGCAGACCCGCATGTCAGTGGCGAGCAGTAGGGTCGGTGTATGCGGGAGAGTGAATTCTACGGACATGTGACGGCCGCGGCGCCAGGCAAGATCAACGTCAGCCTGCGCGTGGGCCCACTCCGTGAGGACGGCTATCACGAGGTCGCCACGCTGTACCTCGCCGTCTCGCTCTACGAAGAGGTCACGGCCGCTCCGCGCGAGGACAATGCCATCACAGTGAGCCTGTCTGAGCGCTCGGCCTTCACCGAGGTGCAGACCCAGGACCCGGAGACCGGTGAGATCGTGGCCGCCGCCATCCCGCTGGATGAGCGCAACCTCGTGCATCAGGCGGCCTCCAAGCTCCGTGACAGGCTGGGCATCACCAGCGGCGTGGATCTGACCATCACCAAGAACGTCCCCGTGGCAGGCGGCATGGGCGGAGGCTCCGCCGATGCCGCAGCTGCCCTGGTGGCCTGTTCCGCGCTATGGGAAGCAGGCCTCTCCAAGGAACAGCTGGCCGAGATCGGGGCCGAGCTCGGCGCTGACGTCCCCTTCGCCATGCTCGGCGGGGCC belongs to Nesterenkonia halotolerans and includes:
- the rsmA gene encoding 16S rRNA (adenine(1518)-N(6)/adenine(1519)-N(6))-dimethyltransferase RsmA; translation: MSDHPATQPLLSATHVRALAEQLGVRPTKQWGQNFVIDPNTIRRIVSLADLDGSEHVLEVGPGLGSLTLGLLDESALVSAVEIDPKLAGQLPETVTQFRPDLAANLHVMQQDALKLTPESFAEIGTGQAEGAGPEVLVANLPYNVAVPVVLHLLQILPSLRKGLVMVQDEVADRLVAGPGSKIYGVPSVKAAWDTQMRKAGVVGKRVFWPEPRISSGLVRFDRRAVASEEITREEVFAVIDAAFAQRRKTLRACLAGIAGSASHAETVLRAAGVDPSARGETLDIHAYTAIAAALRDTPAPEANLAPGQAATQGDTSTQGLAADDGAASSSTADADPHVSGEQ
- a CDS encoding 4-(cytidine 5'-diphospho)-2-C-methyl-D-erythritol kinase, which codes for MRESEFYGHVTAAAPGKINVSLRVGPLREDGYHEVATLYLAVSLYEEVTAAPREDNAITVSLSERSAFTEVQTQDPETGEIVAAAIPLDERNLVHQAASKLRDRLGITSGVDLTITKNVPVAGGMGGGSADAAAALVACSALWEAGLSKEQLAEIGAELGADVPFAMLGGAAVGQGVGDELSPLLTRGELHLVIVPANTGLSTPSIYAKLDEMRAQESITADEPDLDPDLVRAVCSADAELVASLMANDLQAPAVAQLPTLEDMMDIGMIEGALQGMVSGSGPTVVFLARDAESAHQLATSLEERTEVWAIPVTGPAHGARLVHGRDNGRENGRDQH